One window of the Macaca thibetana thibetana isolate TM-01 chromosome 13, ASM2454274v1, whole genome shotgun sequence genome contains the following:
- the FAM228B gene encoding LOW QUALITY PROTEIN: protein FAM228B (The sequence of the model RefSeq protein was modified relative to this genomic sequence to represent the inferred CDS: deleted 1 base in 1 codon) gives MKNVDSDDLVTGALPKLKSSKEWLEPKPLCFMEVLAKEDTEAAIQSILYRENYIIKELNKYLQHHAFLNARRKEMLYKRWVDHVADPLQKKIIEKVCSHKKIKKRRQEELDGFLKHVNKKGNAFIEHYDPKEYDPFYMSKKDPNFLKVTIPPFRDPLKKAQYDKDNEKRTLLQCETGKIYSIKEFKEVEKAQLHSRFPQISNSRHFMTPNEWLKLPTQYIESEFCKRRRLKVKVNFNDCSFDLKPLARAPYLLESQEEEKTVIYKNKGSSFLEREPLCYRDGKNPSAKEANSEGYFSSLSLSQEGGEREEDQNGSPSPRLGLLKPELQERRGRFQQPRSTHSDP, from the exons GTCTTAGCTAAAGAAGATACTGAGGCAGCTATTCAATCAATATTATAcagagaaaattatataattaag GAACTAAATAAGTATTTACAACATCATGCCTTCTTAAATGCAAGAAGAAAGGAGATGTTATATAAAAGATGGGTTGACCATGTGGCAGATCCTCTtcagaagaaaattatagaaaaagtttgctcacataagaagattaaaaaaaggaGGCAAGAGGAATTAGAtggctttttaaaacatgtaaataaaaag GGAAATGCATTTATAGAACATTATGATCCAAAAGAGTATGATCCCTTTTATATGAGCAAGAAGGATCCCAATTTTCTGAAG GTTACCATCCCACCATTTCGTGACCCTTTGAAAAAAGCACAATATGACAAGGATAATGAAAAAAGAACTCTTCTTCAGTGTGAGACTG gcaaaatatattcaataaaagaaTTCAAAGAAGTTGAGAAGGCTCAGCTGCATTCCAGATTCCCACAAATTTCTAATTCAAGGCACTTTATGACTCCAAATGAGTGGCTGAAACTGCCTACACAATACATAGAAAGTGAATTTTGTAAAAGGAGAAG GTTAAAAGTGAAAGTGAATTTTAAcgactgtagttttgatttgaaaCCCTTGGCAAGAGCTCCTTATCTTTTGGAAtcccaggaagaagaaaaaacagttaTTTACAA AAACAAAGGGTCATCCTTTCTAGAAAGAGAACCGCTGTGTTATCGAGACGGAAAGAATCCAAGTGCCAAAGAGGCCAACTCTGAAGggtatttttcttccttgagcCTCAGCCAGGAAGGAGGC GAACGGGAGGAAGACCAGAATGG GTCTCCCTCCCCCCGTTTGGGGCTGCTGAAGCCAGAGCtgcaagaaagaagagggag GTTTCAGCAACCAAGGAGCACACACTCTGATCCTTGA